Part of the Streptomyces sp. f51 genome is shown below.
CTTGGGGATGAATGTCGTGCACACCCCATCGCCGTGGGCGATGGTGGCCAGTCGCTGCACATGCGTGCCGAGCAGCTGGGAGAAGAACTCCGTCTCCGCCTCGCAGAGCTGCGGGAAGCGCTCGGCGACATGCGCGACCGGGCAGTGGTGCTGGCAGAGCTGCTCGCCGACCGGTGCGCTGCGCGCCGTGGCAGCGTACCCGTCCGCGCTGAGGGCCTTCGCCAGGGCTTCGGTGCGCTCTTCGGGGGTCGCGGCCTCTATGGCCTCGCGGTACGCCCCGGCCTGTGCGGCGATCCTGGCGCGGGCGAAGGAGAGAACCGCCTCGTCCCCGCCCTCGCGCTCGGCGATCCAGCGCAGGGCGTCCTCGGCGAGCTTGTCGTAGGACTGGTCGAAGGCGTCCCGGCCGCAGTCGGTCAGGGCGAACACCTTGGCGGGACGGCCGCGCGTCCGCGCTCCGTAGACCCGCTGCTCGCGTGCCTCCACGATGTCGTCGGCGGCCAGCGCGTCCAGATGGCGGCGCACGGCGGCATGGGTCAGG
Proteins encoded:
- a CDS encoding metalloregulator ArsR/SmtB family transcription factor is translated as MKNVGEARETPAGAPQEELATGERSTRNRVVRSILDHGPSTVADLAGRLGLTHAAVRRHLDALAADDIVEAREQRVYGARTRGRPAKVFALTDCGRDAFDQSYDKLAEDALRWIAEREGGDEAVLSFARARIAAQAGAYREAIEAATPEERTEALAKALSADGYAATARSAPVGEQLCQHHCPVAHVAERFPQLCEAETEFFSQLLGTHVQRLATIAHGDGVCTTFIPKISHDTQNASASTAGRNPA